One Suncus etruscus isolate mSunEtr1 chromosome 13, mSunEtr1.pri.cur, whole genome shotgun sequence genomic region harbors:
- the LOC126025491 gene encoding all-trans-retinol dehydrogenase [NAD(+)] ADH7, protein MATTGKVIKCKAAVLWEPNKPFSIEEIEVAPPKAKEVRIKILATGICRTDDHVIKGSMMSKFPVIVGHEATGVVESIGEGVTTVKPGDKVIPLFLPQCRECNACRNPEGNLCVRADVTGRGVLADGTTRFSCKGKPIYHFMNTSTFTEFTVVDESSVAKIDAAAPPEKVCLIGCGFSTGYGAAVKTGKVTPGSTCVVFGLGGVGLSVIMGCKSAGASRIIGIDLNKSKFDKALAVGATECISPKDYSKPVSEVLSEMTGDSVGYTFEVIGRLDTMVDALASCHMNYGTSVVVGAPPSAKMLTYDPMMLFTGRTWKGCVFGGWKSRDDVPKLVTDFLAKKFDLDQLITHVLPFQKINEGFQLLYSGESIRTVLMF, encoded by the exons ATGGCAACTACAGGGAAG GTGATCAAATGCAAAGCTGCAGTGCTCTGGGAGCCAAATAAGCCTTTTTCCATCGAAGAAATTGAAGTGGCGCCCCCAAAGGCAAAGGAAGTGCGGATTAAG ATTCTAGCTACAGGGATTTGTCGCACTGATGACCATGTGATCAAAGGATCAATGATGTCTAAGTTCCCAGTGATTGTGGGCCACGAAGCCACGGGGGTCGTGGAGAGCATTGGAGAAGGAGTCACAACGGTAAAACCAG gTGACAAAGTCATTCCTCTCTTCCTGCCTCAGTGCAGAGAGTGCAACGCCTGCCGAAACCCGGAAGGCAACCTCTGTGTTCGGGCCGA TGTCACTGGCCGTGGAGTGCTGGCTGATGGCACCACCCGGTTCTCTTGCAAGGGCAAGCCCATCTACCACTTCATGAACACCAGCACCTTCACCGAGTTCACCGTGGTGGACGAGTCTTCCGTGGCCAAGATTGATGCTGCGGCACCGCCAGAGAAAGTTTGCCTGATTGGTTGTGGGTTCTCCACTGGCTATGGAGCAGCTGTGAAAACTGGCAAG GTCACACCAGGCTCCACCTGTGTTGTCTTCGGCCTGGGAGGGGTTGGCCTCTCAGTCATTATGGGCTGCAAGTCAGCAGGTGCATCCAGGATCATTGGCATCGACCTCAACAAGAGCAAGTTTGACAAGGCACTGGCTGTGGGGGCCACAGAATGCATCAGCCCTAAGGACTACTCCAAGCCCGTCAGCGAGGTGCTGTCAGAAATGACAGGCGACTCCGTGGGCTACACCTTTGAGGTCATCGGGCGCCTGGACACCATG GTGGATGCGCTAGCCTCCTGCCACATGAACTATGGGACCAGTGTGGTGGTGGGTGCCCCCCCATCAGCCAAGATGCTCACCTATGATCCCATGATGCTCTTCACGGGCCGCACGTGGAAGGGCTGTGTGTTTGGAG GTTGGAAAAGCAGAGATGACGTGCCAAAGCTTGTCACTGATTTCCTGGCCAAGAAATTTGACCTGGACCAGTTGATAACCCACGTTTTACCTTTCCAAAAAATTAATGAAGGATTTCAACTGCTCTATTCGGGTGAAAG CATCCGAACAGTCCTGATGTTCTAG